The Acidobacteriota bacterium genomic interval AAGCTTGGCAAACGGCCGGCCTGTGTCAGGAATCGTGCTTCTTCCCGCCCCAGAGTTCCTCGTATGATAGTTCGTTCAGTGTTTGTCATCTGAGCAGCCTACATATGATGAACAAACTATATCATTAGTGCTGTGCGAATTGAGACTATCGCTCGCGGGGCAATGCCACCTCCGGAGTCAGGCCCAGGCGGCGGGCACGGCGTACGAACCTGCGGTCGTCGAAGCTCACGAAGCGTGTGCAGGCGCCACTACAGGTCCAGTGCAGCGCATCGGCGAAGTCGAGCCCGCGGCGGTGCAGATCCAACGCGTCTTTCACGGCTTCCCAGCGTTCAACCGTGACGTGCGGCATGCCCAGCAGATGCTCGACCACTCGGCAGAAGGACGATGAACCGGTCTGGTAGAACCCGCGCATCACCCACTCGAACTCGAGCACGACCGTCAGAGGCACGAACACCGCCGGGGATTCGAGCATCACGCGACGCGCCAGCGGCCGCTGGCGCGCCGCCTCGGGGTCGTCTGGATCGTCGCAGTAGAAGCGAGCGAGGACGTTCGTGTCGACGGCGATCATGCCTTGCTCCGACTACTGCCGAGCAGGACAGCCGGATCGAACGTTGACAGCCGGCGCGGTTCGCGACCGGGAGCTCTCGGCTCGACCTTGACCATGCCGAACCCGGCCGCCGGTTCGGAGGGGACCACCCGCCGCCGGATCACCAGCCGGATGGCGCCGCCTTCATCGACAAACTCCACCTGGGTACCGGGCGTCAATTCGTAGCGC includes:
- a CDS encoding type II toxin-antitoxin system VapC family toxin, with the translated sequence MIAVDTNVLARFYCDDPDDPEAARQRPLARRVMLESPAVFVPLTVVLEFEWVMRGFYQTGSSSFCRVVEHLLGMPHVTVERWEAVKDALDLHRRGLDFADALHWTCSGACTRFVSFDDRRFVRRARRLGLTPEVALPRER
- a CDS encoding AbrB/MazE/SpoVT family DNA-binding domain-containing protein is translated as MAAATLTEKGQVIIPAEIRARYELTPGTQVEFVDEGGAIRLVIRRRVVPSEPAAGFGMVKVEPRAPGREPRRLSTFDPAVLLGSSRSKA